Part of the Salinigranum rubrum genome is shown below.
CGCACCCACCGCGGCGTTTCAGTACCCCCCGAGCGACGGCCTCCGCGAGTTGCGAGAGGAGATCGCCGAGCGCCGGAACGTCGACCCCTCGCGAGTCATCGTCACCATCGGCGGCGGCGAGGCGAACTACCTCGCGATGGCCCGGGCGATGGAGCGCGACGCCGGCGACGAGTTCGTCCTCACCGACCCCGTCTACCCGTACTACCCGGGGAAGGCGCAGATGCTCGGCGGGCGCGTCCGGATGGTCCCGGTCCACGAGAACGGCCAACTCGACATGGACGCGATGCGCGAAGCGATCACGGACGAGACGGTCTGCATCGTGGTCAACACGCCGAACAACCCCACGGGGGCGGTGTACCCCCGCGAGACCATCGAGGAACTCGTCTCGCTCGCGGAGGCGCACGACGCGCTCCTCCTCGCCGACGAGGTGTACGACCACTTCGACTTCTCGGGCGACTTCGAGTCCGCGCTGACTATCGACTCCGACCACCGCATCGTCACCTCGTCGTACTCGAAGACGTTCGCTATCACGGGCTTTCGCGTCGGCTACGCCGTCTTCCCCGAGTCGCTGGTCGAGAAGGCCAAAACGAGACACATGCTCGTCAACGTCACCGGCGCGCGCCCGTCGCAGGCGGCGGTTCTCGCGGCGCTACAGAGCACCGGTCCCGAGTACTACGAGGACGTCCGCGACTCGCTTCGAACTCGCATCGACGCCTTCTGCGACGCGCTCGACGCGGCCGGCGCGGACTACACCCGGCCCGAGGGGGCCTTTTACGTGCTCGCGCGCTTCGACGGCTTCCCCGGGACGATGGAGAACGTGAAGACGCTCATCGACGAGGCCGGCGTGGCGGGGATGCCCGGCGAAGCCTTCGGGACGGCTCGTGACGAGTGGATCCGCTTCGCGCTGTGTACGCCCCGGGCGCAGGAGGCCGCAGAGCGGTTGGCCGAATACTTCTCCTGAGTACGGCTTTCGAGCCGTTCGGTAGATGTCCGTTCTGTCGTTCTCTGCGGCTCCTCGGGGGCGTGTCCGTGGCACGTTCGACGGACGTGTCGAGTTCGGGTCGCCCGCGAACGAGCGCATACGAGCGAACGAACGGCTCGAAGCGGCGGAGCCGCCTCGATGGTGTGGCCTCACCGCGTCCGCGCACCGCGCGACCACCGTGTTCGCATCTGTATCGATGCTCTAGCTCATCTCCCGTACCAGTTCGCACACCGACTCTCTCCCGTACGTGACCGCGCTGTTCGTCGGTGAGGCGTCTCGACGCGCCGTTCTCACCTCCGTATCTTCCAGACCGACGGGTACACAAAGCTCGACGGTCGAGAACGGGTATGACGAACATCGACGTCGAGGCGGTCGACTCCGTTGACGACGCGGACGACGGGCACGTCCACGACGACGGGGGCGGAGAGGGCGGCGCGGGCGGAGACCCTATCGAGGTGGAGACCGGGCCGATCGAGGAGAGCGACGCCGACCTGCCCGTCGGCGTCGACGCGCCCGAGTACGTCCTCTACGGCGGGAAGGGCGGCGTCGGTAAGACGACGATGGCGGCGGCGACGGCGCTCGCCTCCGCCGCGGACGGGACGGCCACGCTCGTCGTCTCGACCGACCCCGCCCACTCCCTCTCGGACACTCTCGAAGTCGACGTCCCGCCCAGACCGACGCAGATTCGCGACGACCTCCCCCTGTACGCCGCCGAAATCGACCCCGAGGCGGTCGCACAGGGGCCGTTCGCCGGCGGGGAGTTCGACCCCGGGTTCGGCGCCGACGACGACAGCGGTCCCGCGGGGGCGACGGCCGGTCCAGGTGGTGCCGCCGGCAGCGACGAGAACCCCTTCACGGATGAGTCCGGTTCCGGCGTGGGTGGCGCTGCGGGCGACAACCCCTTCACCGGCGGTCCTGGAGGTGCCGGCGACGGCCCGATGGGCGCGGGCATGGGCGGTCTCGGCGACCTCTTCGGCGGCGACTCCCCCCTGAGTGGACCGATGCCCGGCGCGGACGAGGCGGCGGCGATGCAGCAGCTTCTGGAGTACCTCGACGACCCCCGGTTCGACCGCGTCGTCATCGACACCGCGCCGACGGGCCACACCCTTCGACTGCTCGAACTCCCCGAAGTGATGGACTCGATGGCGGGTCGACTCCTCAAGATGCGCGAGCAGTTCTCGGGGCTGATGGACGGCATCAAGGGGATGTTCGGAGCCGGGTCCGAGTCGGAAAAGCCGCTGGCCCAACTGGAGGAACTCGCCGAGCGCATCGAGCGCCTTCGAGCGGTGCTCAGAGACCCGTCGCGGACGGATTTCCGCGTGGTGATGGTGCCCGAGAAGATGAGCGTGCTCGAATCACAGCGCCTCATCAGACGGCTGGACGAGTTCGGCATTCCGGTCCAGACCGTCGTGGTGAACCAGGTGATGGAGAACCTCGCCGAGGTCACGAGCGACGTCGACCCCGAGTGGGTCGTCTCGCCCGACCTGGAGAACTGCGAGTTCTGCAAGCGGCGCTGGAAGGTCCAGCAGGCCGCGCTCTCGGAGGCGATGGACCTCTTCCGCGGACACGACGTCAAGCGCGTTCCCCTCCTCGCCGACGAGGTGCAGGGGGAGGCCGCGCTGAAAGTCGTCGCGGCGTGTCTGCAGTGAGTTCGTAGACGGTTCGACGACCGGTGCGTCCCCGCAGAACCTATCTGTTCGCGACGTGTGACCGTCACACACGGTGTTACCGATCGGACACGATGTTCACGCTTCGCCGCCCCGACACCGGTGGACTGCTCGGACTCCTCACGCTCGCGATCATCGCCCTCCTGGCCGTGGTTCGAGGGCAGCCAGTTGGTCGTCTCGAACTGGCGTTCTTCACCTCCATCGCTGTCTTGATGACCCTCGCGGCGTTCACGAGGGGCTTTCTCCGCTCCCCGTGGTATCCGCTCGTCGGCGGTGCGCTCATCACCGTCTTCGCGCTGCTGCAGTATCAGCAGACACAGAACGCGTGGTTCCTGTTCGGAACCGTCGTGGGTGTCGGATTCGGCGCCTACGGTGTCGTCGATTCGCTGAACGACGCCCGGACGGAGCGCGAGTAGCCTCGCTGCTCGACCCGGACGTGCGGGTGTGACTGTGAGGCGCTCTCGCGGCTGACCGGTGCGTCTCGGCGACGCTCCGTGAGTGCCGTCGCCGTCGCAAGCAACCCGCCCGGCCCTCAGGAGAGCTTTCGCAGGAGACCGAACGCGCTGTCTCTGAGCGAATCGGGGACGAACCGGCCCAGGACGGCAATCGACGCGACGGTCCCGACGGGGTAGCGCGCCGCGGGCTTCGTCGCCGACGCGGCGTTGACGATGTCCTCTGCGACCCGTTCGGGCGGTTCCTCCCAGAACCCGCCCTCGCCGACAGCCTGCGCGTCGTCGAACGCCTTGTAGA
Proteins encoded:
- a CDS encoding pyridoxal phosphate-dependent aminotransferase translates to MDYDEPLFFHVIQYAHHADRDVVDMVSGNPDWDPPAALREGLHEYADAPTAAFQYPPSDGLRELREEIAERRNVDPSRVIVTIGGGEANYLAMARAMERDAGDEFVLTDPVYPYYPGKAQMLGGRVRMVPVHENGQLDMDAMREAITDETVCIVVNTPNNPTGAVYPRETIEELVSLAEAHDALLLADEVYDHFDFSGDFESALTIDSDHRIVTSSYSKTFAITGFRVGYAVFPESLVEKAKTRHMLVNVTGARPSQAAVLAALQSTGPEYYEDVRDSLRTRIDAFCDALDAAGADYTRPEGAFYVLARFDGFPGTMENVKTLIDEAGVAGMPGEAFGTARDEWIRFALCTPRAQEAAERLAEYFS
- a CDS encoding ArsA family ATPase; this translates as MTNIDVEAVDSVDDADDGHVHDDGGGEGGAGGDPIEVETGPIEESDADLPVGVDAPEYVLYGGKGGVGKTTMAAATALASAADGTATLVVSTDPAHSLSDTLEVDVPPRPTQIRDDLPLYAAEIDPEAVAQGPFAGGEFDPGFGADDDSGPAGATAGPGGAAGSDENPFTDESGSGVGGAAGDNPFTGGPGGAGDGPMGAGMGGLGDLFGGDSPLSGPMPGADEAAAMQQLLEYLDDPRFDRVVIDTAPTGHTLRLLELPEVMDSMAGRLLKMREQFSGLMDGIKGMFGAGSESEKPLAQLEELAERIERLRAVLRDPSRTDFRVVMVPEKMSVLESQRLIRRLDEFGIPVQTVVVNQVMENLAEVTSDVDPEWVVSPDLENCEFCKRRWKVQQAALSEAMDLFRGHDVKRVPLLADEVQGEAALKVVAACLQ